From the Prunus dulcis chromosome 4, ALMONDv2, whole genome shotgun sequence genome, one window contains:
- the LOC117624960 gene encoding uncharacterized protein LOC117624960: MQSRVGSLVKLRNLLTASRNFLSFPKTLISTTSLLFPPATYSTICQAQEESVGEYVRDQPKSSEEILKNWGCSDTDISKMFTRRPALRNADLDQLQFKLNILSGLGISASELVKIINCRPRFLSYRINHCFDERLEYFMRLFESREVLVKAIVKNPSLLTYDFHDKIKPAIALYEGMGLSTSDLTQILLSRPTLIPRTSFNDEKMEYIRKTRLSNHSTMYKYVVAIIGISRLETIRQKVANLEKFGFSEDEIFGLLARSPLVLTLSIDKVQRNMTFIIGKMKLPAPVILEYPFFLYTNLEAVLKPRVFLAEKMQEMGLDLQIKGPVMLTALRMTEKRFLKAFVNCHPKDVADELMEFYINAKGVKRLAEDYSKKNFQQGFPF; this comes from the coding sequence ATGCAATCTAGAGTTGGTTCTTTAGTTAAGCTCCGAAATTTATTGACAGCCTCTCgaaattttttatcttttcccAAAACTCTGATCTCAACAACTTCTCTACTTTTCCCGCCCGCCACCTATTCGACCATTTGCCAAGCCCAGGAAGAAAGTGTAGGAGAATATGTTAGAGACCAACCCAAGAGCTCTGAAGAAATTCTTAAGAACTGGGGTTGTAGTGATACTGACATATCCAAGATGTTCACACGGCGGCCTGCTTTGCGGAATGCTGACCTTGATCAGCTTCAGTTCAAACTAAACATTCTAAGTGGCTTGGGCATTAGTGCATCTGAGCTTGTGAAGATCATCAATTGTCGGCCCCGGTTTCTCAGTTATCGAATTAATCATTGTTTTGATGAGCGGCTTGAGTACTTTATGAGATTGTTTGAGTCGAGGGAAGTTCTTGTCAAAGCCATTGTAAAGAACCCATCTCTATTGACCTATGACTTTCACGATAAAATCAAGCCTGCCATCGCACTATACGAAGGAATGGGTCTTAGCACGAGTGACTTGACCCAAATTCTTCTATCACGGCCCACATTGATCCCAAGAACTTCATTTAATGATGAAAAGATGGAATATATACGAAAAACCAGGCTTTCGAATCATTCAACCATGTATAAGTATGTTGTCGCAATCATTGGCATTTCACGCCTTGAAACTATCCGTCAGAAAGTTGCAAATTTGGAGAAGTTTGGTTTCTCAGAAGATGAGATTTTTGGTCTTTTGGCAAGGTCTCCCCTTGTGCTTACACTGTCAATTGATAAGGTTCAGAGGAACATGACTTTCATTATAGGAAAAATGAAACTTCCCGCCCCAGTGATTCTTGAGTATCCCTTTTTTCTGTACACAAATCTGGAGGCTGTTTTAAAGCCACGAGTATTTCTTGCAGAGAAGATGCAGGAAATGGGTCTTGACTTGCAGATTAAAGGCCCTGTGATGCTGACAGCACTGAGGATGACAGAGAAGAGGTTTCTGAAGGCATTTGTTAATTGTCACCCAAAGGATGTTGCTGATGAATTGATggaattttatataaatgcaaAGGGTGTGAAGCGATTGGCAGAAGACTACTCCAAGAAGAACTTCCAGCAAGGATTTCCTTTCTAA
- the LOC117625866 gene encoding uncharacterized protein LOC117625866 yields MKSTFGSLLKLRILLPTSPNFLFLPKILLPTTWFIFTPATYSTVCHTEEDSVGEDIEDQSKTSVQIMKQFGCTDTEISNIFTRGPFLLKADANQLQSKLERLTWLGISAPELAKIINDRPRFLTCRVNHCFDERVEFLMTLFGSKEVLAKAILRNPSFLTHDLHKKIKPVIALYEGIGLSMPDLIQMLLSRPTLIPRTSFNEEKMEYIGKTGVPNDSRMFKYVVTIIGISRLETIRQKVANLEKFGFSEDEVFLFFGKSPFVLTLSVDKVQRNMTFILGEMKLPATTVLEHPSLLFKNLEDVLKPRVLLARKVQEMGLDLQINGPMMVRAMRMTERRFLKVFVNCHPKDAADELMEYYKNVKGVKRLAEASKKNFQKGFPF; encoded by the coding sequence ATGAAATCCACATTTGGGTCCTTACTTAAGCTCCGCATCTTATTGCCCACCTCGccaaatttcttatttttgccCAAGATTCTGCTCCCAACAACTTGGTTTATTTTCACACCCGCCACGTATTCGACGGTTTGCCACACCGAGGAAGACAGTGTAGGAGAAGACATTGAAGACCAATCCAAGACCTCTGTGCAAATTATGAAGCAATTCGGTTGTACTGATACTGAAATATCTAATATTTTCACTCGGGGGCCTTTTCTACTGAAAGCTGACGCTAACCAGCTTCAGTCCAAACTCGAACGTTTAACGTGGTTGGGCATCAGTGCTCCTGAGCTTGCGAAGATTATCAATGATCGGCCCCGGTTTCTCACTTGTCGAGTTAACCATTGCTTTGATGAACGGGTTGAGTTCTTGATGACATTGTTTGGATCAAAGGAAGTGCTTGCCAAAGCCATATTAAGGAACCCGTCTTTCTTGACCCATGACCTTCACAAGAAAATCAAACCGGTCATTGCGCTATATGAAGGAATTGGTCTTAGTATGCCGGACTTGATCCAGATGCTTCTATCACGGCCTACATTGATACCAAGAACTTCCTTTAATGAAGAAAAGATGGAATATATAGGAAAAACCGGAGTTCCAAATGATTCCAGAATGTTCAAGTATGTTGTTACGATAATTGGCATTTCGCGCCTTGAAACTATCCGTCAGAAAGTTGCAAACTTGGAGAAGTTTGGTTTCTCAGAAGATGaggtttttctcttttttgggaAGTCTCCGTTTGTCTTGACACTATCAGTCGATAAGGTTCAGAGGAACATGACTTTCATTTTAGGAGAAATGAAGCTTCCTGCTACTACAGTTCTTGAGCACCCAAGTTTGCTATTCAAGAATCTGGAGGATGTGTTGAAGCCACGAGTACTTCTTGCCAGGAAGGTGCAGGAAATGGGTCTTGATTTACAGATTAATGGCCCTATGATGGTGAGGGCAATGCGGATGACGGAGAGGAGGTTTTTGAAAGTATTTGTTAATTGTCACCCAAAGGATGCTGCTGATGAATTGATGGAGTACTACAAAAATGTGAAGGGTGTTAAGCGATTGGCAGAAGCCTCAAAGAAGAACTTCCAAAAAGGATTTCCTTTCTGA
- the LOC117625839 gene encoding pentatricopeptide repeat-containing protein At3g20730: MHAFCKRGQLQEALRLILSNPTQLDSYYSCYMNILQLCIDERAERPGLLVHNHAITSGFDSNLNLNTKLVMFYSKFGRIVSARNVFDRMPEKNVVSWTAMISGYAQSGCYENVLVMFLNMRQAGYRANQFGYGSVLRACTGLRCLEVGMQIQGCILKGRFAENLFVQTALVDFHSKCGKIEDARYLFEEMSERDLVSWNAMIGGYAVQGFADASLQLFHSMMREGMFPDCFTLGSVLRALAGGSGLMKVSQIHGFIMQVGFGSHKTLSGSLINAYAKCGSVESAHKIYKNMMKKDIIACTALITGYAQEGNYSRDVLDLFKEMTLMHLALDGIILCSMLNICANSASLILGRQIHALTFKHQPCYDVAMGNALVDMYAKCGEIEDANHAFDEMEEKNVISWTSLISGYGRHGLGHKAIALYKKMEYEGLEPNGVTFLSLLFACSHAGLTGEGWECFNTMFSKYNILPRAEHFSCIVDLYARAGLLEEAYKLICDMNIKPNASLWGAILGACSIYGNRSLGELAAMHLFEMDPKNSVNYVVLGSIYAASGAWDNALETRNLLENRSLKKEPAQSLLQSTTTKTVLFQPT, encoded by the exons ATGCACGCATTCTGCAAAAGGGGTCAACTACAGGAGGCTCTGAGACTAATTCTCTCAAACCCAACTCAGTTAGACTCTTATTATTCTTGCTACATGAATATCTTGCAGCTCTGCATCGATGAACGAGCAGAAAGACCCGGTCTTTTGGTTCATAACCACGCAATAACAAGTGGGTTtgattcaaatttgaatttaaacaCCAAGCTGGTAATGTTTTATTCGAAATTTGGCCGCATTGTTAGTGCCCGTAACGTGTTTGATCGAATGCCTGAGAAAAATGTTGTGTCTTGGACCGCTATGATTTCTGGGTATGCTCAAAGTGGATGTTATGAAAATGTTTTGGTGATGTTTTTGAATATGCGTCAGGCAGGTTATAGAGCTAATCAGTTTGGGTATGGTAGCGTGTTGAGGGCATGTACAGGTTTGAGGTGTTTGGAAGTAGGGATGCAAATACAGGGGTGTATTCTGAAAGGTAGGTTTGCTGAGAACTTGTTTGTGCAGACTGCGTTGGTTGATTTTCATTCAAAGTGTGGAAAGATAGAGGATGCGCGTTATTTGTTTGAGGAAATGTCGGAAAGGGACTTGGTCTCTTGGAATGCAATGATTGGCGGCTATGCTGTTCAGGGCTTTGCTGATGCCTCATTGCAACTGTTTCATTCAATGATGAGGGAAG GCATGTTCCCTGATTGCTTCACCTTGGGGAGTGTTTTGAGAGCCTTAGCTGGAGGTAGTGGTTTAATGAAGGTAAGTCAAATACATGGGTTCATCATGCAAGTGGGGTTTGGATCACACAAAACTTTAAGTGGATCGCTGATCAATGCATATGCTAAATGTGGAAGTGTAGAGAGTGCTCATAAAATATACAAGAACATGATGAAAAAGGACATTATAGCTTGCACTGCACTGATAACTGGATATGCACAAGAAGGTAACTACAGCAGAGATGTGCTAGATCTCTTTAAAGAAATGACTCTTATGCACCTGGCCTTGGATGGTATTATATTATGCTCCATGCTTAACATATGTGCCAATAGTGCTTCATTGATCTTGGGAAGACAAATCCATGCCCTGACTTTTAAACACCAACCTTGTTATGATGTGGCCATGGGAAATGCTCTAGTTGATATGTATGCCAAATGCggagaaattgaagatgcTAACCATGCTTTTGATGagatggaagaaaaaaatgttatttcATGGACATCGCTGATTTCTGGTTATGGAAGGCATGGCTTAGGACATAAGGCGATTGCTTTATATAAAAAGATGGAATATGAGGGGTTGGAACCTAATGGTGTCACATTCTTGTCTCTTCTCTTTGCTTGCAGCCATGCTGGATTGACAGGTGAAGGATGGGAATGCTTCAATACTATGTTCAGCAAATACAACATCTTGCCTCGAGCTGAGcatttttcttgcattgtaGATCTTTACGCACGTGCAGGTTTGTTAGAAGAAGCTTACAAGTTGATATGTGACATGAACATCAAGCCTAATGCCTCACTTTGGGGAGCCATTCTTGGGGCATGTAGCATATATGGTAATAGATCACTTGGAGAACTAGCAGCAATGCATCTTTTTGAGATGGATCCAAAGAATTCAGTTAACTATGTTGTTCTAGGAAGCATATATGCTGCATCTGGAGCATGGGACAATGCTTTGGAAACCCGAAATTTGCTAGAAAACAGAAGTTTGAAAAAGGAACCAGCACAGAGCCTTTTACAATCCACAACAACGAAAACTGTGCTATTTCAGCCAACTTAA